A single genomic interval of uncultured Desulfobulbus sp. harbors:
- a CDS encoding lysozyme: MKIPRVLLSLIRKFEGLRLRAYYCPAGVLTCGYGSTGPDITKSTVWTKETAEARMRDDAEKFVVATRRLCPGLLACPGADDQNIGAIADFAYNLGATRLAGSTLRRKINAGDFEGARIELKKWVRGGGKILPGLVLRRTAEATLLRSEA; this comes from the coding sequence ATGAAGATACCCAGGGTATTGCTGTCGCTCATCCGCAAGTTTGAGGGGCTGCGCCTGCGAGCTTATTATTGCCCGGCGGGTGTATTAACCTGCGGTTATGGTTCGACCGGGCCGGATATTACCAAGTCGACGGTCTGGACCAAGGAAACAGCAGAAGCTCGCATGCGAGACGATGCCGAAAAGTTTGTCGTGGCCACCAGGCGGCTTTGCCCGGGGCTGCTCGCTTGTCCTGGGGCGGACGATCAGAACATTGGCGCCATAGCCGATTTTGCCTACAACCTCGGGGCAACCCGTTTAGCTGGCTCTACTTTGCGACGAAAAATCAATGCAGGTGATTTCGAAGGGGCGAGAATTGAACTGAAGAAATGGGTGCGTGGGGGCGGTAAGATTCTGCCGGGGCTGGTGCTGAGACGTACAGCCGAGGCTACTTTATTGAGGAGTGAAGCGTGA
- a CDS encoding ISL3 family transposase: MHVKTILNRIEKQPGFIYDTCKWRDSGPPALVITLRPQAGRKPICSKCGQRGPGYDTLRVRSFAFVPLWGIPVFFLYAPRRLQCPTCGVKVEKLPWVVGKSHLTISYAWFLATWCKRLSWKEVAEIFKTSWDTVFRSVEMAVNWGLAYRNIDGITAIGIDEICWRKRKDKFVTLVYQLDQGKRRLLWIGPDRTAKTFREFFDWLGTARSRQLRFICSDMWKPYLAVIAEKAAGAVNILDRFHIMSHMSKAIDEVRADEAKELKKKGKEPLLAKSRWCLLKRPENLTEKQVDRLKDLLACNLRTIRAYLLKEDFQRFWGYSSPAWAGKFLDAWCTRTMRSKIKPMKKVAKMLRAHRPLLLNWFRAKNTIALGCVEGFNNKAKVVTKRSYGFRTYDGLKIALYHGLGDLPIPQGAHRFC, encoded by the coding sequence ATGCACGTTAAAACTATCTTGAACCGTATTGAAAAACAACCGGGTTTTATCTATGACACTTGCAAATGGCGTGATTCCGGACCGCCGGCATTGGTGATAACGTTGCGGCCCCAGGCCGGCCGCAAACCCATCTGTTCCAAGTGCGGCCAGAGGGGGCCGGGGTACGACACCCTGCGTGTCAGATCTTTTGCCTTTGTGCCCTTGTGGGGCATTCCGGTATTTTTCCTCTATGCTCCACGGCGGCTGCAGTGTCCAACCTGTGGCGTCAAAGTCGAAAAGCTGCCATGGGTTGTAGGAAAGAGCCATCTTACGATCTCTTACGCATGGTTCCTGGCCACATGGTGTAAACGCTTGAGCTGGAAGGAAGTGGCCGAAATCTTTAAAACCAGTTGGGACACGGTCTTCAGGTCGGTGGAAATGGCGGTCAACTGGGGGCTCGCCTATCGTAATATCGATGGGATCACTGCCATTGGCATCGACGAAATCTGCTGGCGCAAACGCAAGGATAAGTTTGTCACCCTGGTGTATCAGCTTGACCAGGGAAAAAGGCGCCTGCTTTGGATCGGCCCCGACAGGACCGCCAAAACTTTCAGAGAGTTTTTCGACTGGCTCGGCACGGCAAGGTCTCGGCAATTGCGGTTTATTTGCAGTGACATGTGGAAACCCTATCTGGCCGTCATTGCCGAAAAAGCAGCGGGCGCCGTCAATATCCTCGACCGGTTTCATATCATGAGTCACATGAGCAAGGCTATCGACGAGGTCAGAGCCGATGAGGCCAAGGAGCTCAAGAAGAAGGGGAAAGAACCCCTCCTTGCAAAGAGCCGTTGGTGCCTCTTAAAACGACCTGAAAATCTGACCGAAAAACAGGTGGACAGGCTCAAGGATCTGCTCGCATGCAACCTCAGAACTATCCGCGCCTACTTGCTCAAGGAAGATTTTCAGCGATTCTGGGGCTACAGTTCACCGGCTTGGGCTGGAAAGTTTCTTGATGCCTGGTGCACAAGAACCATGCGATCCAAAATCAAACCGATGAAGAAGGTTGCCAAAATGTTGAGAGCTCACCGCCCCCTCCTGCTCAACTGGTTTCGTGCAAAAAATACGATTGCCCTGGGTTGTGTGGAGGGCTTTAACAACAAGGCAAAGGTGGTTACCAAGCGATCCTATGGATTTCGCACGTACGATGGGCTGAAAATAGCTTTATATCATGGGCTTGGTGACCTGCCGATACCCCAGGGTGCCCACAGATTCTGCTGA
- a CDS encoding PEP-CTERM sorting domain-containing protein: MKHLALIVVLGLYLCPLANASMICGDYYLSDGRKVDLSGLEWLSIAETRGLRYEQLSTYLSSGYRLATEQEVEALFTSIMGDGSGYMPLLGTGYDGFNASDFTGASWFINIFGVTECAWNYGVLYYTSFNYEASGGSMLGGTVMSNTFNEEYRNLFPNDLGLISLDENYQEGYPWKGWLLVKNTPVPEPRTVLLFGTGVACLAAVRWRRK, from the coding sequence GTGAAACATCTTGCCTTGATTGTTGTATTGGGCCTGTACCTTTGTCCTCTTGCGAACGCTTCCATGATCTGTGGTGATTATTATCTTTCAGACGGGCGCAAGGTTGATTTATCTGGTCTTGAATGGCTTTCTATTGCCGAGACGAGAGGGTTACGCTACGAGCAACTCTCAACATATTTATCCTCGGGTTACAGGTTGGCAACTGAGCAAGAGGTTGAGGCCCTGTTCACTTCAATCATGGGAGACGGGTCTGGTTATATGCCATTGTTGGGCACAGGTTATGATGGGTTTAATGCTTCAGATTTTACCGGGGCCAGTTGGTTCATAAATATTTTTGGAGTTACTGAATGTGCATGGAATTACGGTGTCCTTTATTATACTTCTTTCAATTATGAGGCATCTGGCGGTTCAATGTTGGGAGGAACTGTCATGTCCAATACTTTTAATGAAGAATATCGAAATTTATTTCCAAACGACTTAGGGTTAATCAGCTTAGATGAAAATTATCAGGAAGGGTATCCTTGGAAAGGATGGTTGTTAGTCAAAAATACCCCTGTTCCCGAGCCCCGTACTGTTCTACTTTTCGGAACCGGCGTTGCTTGCCTTGCGGCAGTGAGATGGAGACGAAAATAG
- a CDS encoding sugar phosphate nucleotidyltransferase — protein sequence MRESGDALVLLLAGGIGSRLNLLVGRRAKPAVPFGGIYRIIDFSLSNVMNSGLTRVGVLTQYKPLSLMAHIGDGSAWDFTGRTRGVKILPPRTGEKDSDWYKGTADAIRQNIDFILANPSEQVVVLSGDHIYRMDFDAMLSYHQHKRADITIGMMVVPKSEIHQFGAGIIDNENRIVDWEEKPKVPRTNLASMGIYVFDTSYLLRTLERDRKEADFGMDIIPRAINEDRVYAYPFYGYWRDVGTIQSYWETNMDIIRENSGISPEEWEIHPNPEYGGRPMDRAPARFVGGSQVSSALVSAGCVIEGTVINSVLSPGVWVKKGAVVSNSVIFEDCVLEEDAKVDLAILDKRVLVGKGAVVGQGDNLTEVNKAYPKHLYTGISLVGKEARIPAGVSVGRNCIVNYSYDKSDFNGKSFLADGESA from the coding sequence ATGAGAGAAAGTGGTGACGCCCTGGTCCTGCTGCTGGCCGGCGGCATCGGCAGCCGGTTGAATCTCCTGGTGGGGCGCAGGGCCAAGCCGGCGGTTCCATTCGGCGGCATATATCGGATTATCGATTTCAGCCTTTCCAACGTGATGAATTCCGGCCTCACCCGGGTCGGCGTACTCACCCAGTACAAGCCGCTCTCACTGATGGCCCATATCGGCGACGGCTCGGCCTGGGATTTCACCGGTCGTACCCGCGGAGTGAAAATCCTGCCGCCGCGGACCGGCGAAAAGGACTCCGACTGGTACAAGGGGACGGCCGATGCCATTCGCCAGAACATCGATTTCATCCTCGCCAACCCCTCGGAACAGGTGGTGGTGCTCTCCGGTGATCATATCTACCGCATGGATTTTGACGCCATGCTCTCCTATCATCAGCACAAACGGGCCGATATCACCATCGGCATGATGGTGGTGCCCAAGTCTGAGATCCACCAGTTCGGCGCCGGCATCATCGACAACGAGAACCGTATCGTCGACTGGGAGGAAAAGCCCAAGGTGCCCCGCACCAACCTCGCCTCCATGGGCATCTATGTGTTCGATACCAGCTACCTGTTGCGTACTCTGGAGCGCGATCGTAAGGAGGCAGATTTCGGCATGGACATCATCCCGCGGGCGATCAACGAAGATCGGGTCTATGCCTATCCCTTTTACGGCTACTGGCGCGATGTGGGCACGATCCAGTCCTACTGGGAAACCAACATGGATATCATCCGGGAGAACTCGGGCATCTCCCCCGAGGAATGGGAGATCCACCCCAACCCCGAGTACGGCGGGCGGCCGATGGATCGGGCTCCGGCACGATTTGTCGGCGGCAGCCAGGTTTCCAGCGCACTTGTTTCTGCGGGCTGCGTCATCGAGGGGACTGTGATCAACTCCGTACTCTCTCCCGGGGTGTGGGTGAAGAAGGGGGCTGTGGTTAGCAACTCCGTTATCTTCGAGGATTGCGTCCTGGAAGAGGATGCCAAGGTGGATCTGGCTATTCTCGATAAGCGGGTCCTGGTCGGCAAGGGGGCCGTGGTCGGGCAGGGCGATAACCTTACCGAGGTCAACAAGGCCTATCCCAAGCATCTCTACACTGGTATTTCTCTGGTGGGGAAGGAGGCGCGCATCCCGGCTGGGGTGAGTGTCGGCCGCAACTGCATCGTCAACTACAGCTACGATAAAAGCGATTTCAACGGGAAAAGTTTTCTTGCCGACGGTGAATCGGCCTGA
- a CDS encoding sugar phosphate nucleotidyltransferase, with product MYRPSTLAMILAGGRVDELGVLTHYRPKSAVPFGGLARVIDFPLSNLLHSGIERIAILSQYRSYSLINHIGTGAAWDMIGRNRGISILPPFKDYDNPHWYRGSADAVYQNLDFIQYYGASVIMILSGDHIYQMDYRKMIRFHNEHDADLTAAFIQVEPQSASRFGVAEIGNDFEDGGPLLSYEEKPAEPKDRWASLTVFCFRPSVLFEMLKRNQKGESYEFGRDIIPMMMREKCRVYGYKFRGYWGYTRTIDEYWQTSMDLLGPEPKIDLEAWGIRTNLHHRNIADRQPIKIGSQGSLENSMAYNGCIIEGKVRNSILFPGVHVMAGAEVNDSIVFFDNIIHEGVQLNRVVSDVNTVYNKQVRVGRPQCEADSRVSVIGWNNSLPKGFEVGCGCRVNPRIATDQWPTSNRLADGEEL from the coding sequence ATGTATAGACCCTCGACCTTGGCGATGATCCTGGCGGGTGGCCGCGTCGATGAATTGGGTGTGCTGACGCATTATCGGCCCAAATCCGCTGTTCCCTTTGGCGGCCTTGCCCGCGTCATCGATTTTCCTCTCTCCAACTTGCTCCATTCCGGTATCGAACGAATCGCGATTCTCAGCCAGTATCGTTCCTATTCCCTGATCAACCATATCGGCACCGGTGCTGCATGGGATATGATCGGCCGCAACCGTGGCATCTCCATCCTGCCACCGTTCAAGGATTACGACAACCCCCACTGGTACCGCGGCAGTGCCGATGCTGTGTATCAAAATCTCGATTTTATTCAATATTACGGTGCGTCAGTCATCATGATCCTCTCCGGTGACCACATCTATCAGATGGATTACCGCAAGATGATCCGTTTCCATAACGAACACGATGCCGATCTCACCGCCGCCTTTATCCAGGTCGAGCCCCAATCGGCCTCGCGTTTCGGCGTGGCCGAAATTGGCAATGATTTTGAAGATGGCGGCCCGCTTCTCTCCTACGAGGAAAAACCCGCCGAGCCCAAAGACCGCTGGGCCTCGCTGACCGTGTTCTGCTTCCGTCCGTCGGTGCTCTTTGAGATGCTCAAGCGCAATCAAAAGGGTGAATCCTATGAGTTCGGGCGCGACATCATTCCGATGATGATGCGGGAGAAATGCAGGGTTTACGGTTACAAGTTCCGCGGCTACTGGGGGTATACCCGCACCATCGACGAGTACTGGCAGACCTCCATGGACCTGCTTGGCCCGGAGCCCAAGATCGATCTCGAGGCCTGGGGCATCCGCACCAACCTGCACCACCGCAATATCGCCGACCGCCAGCCGATCAAGATCGGCAGCCAGGGCAGCCTGGAAAATTCCATGGCCTATAACGGCTGCATCATCGAGGGCAAGGTGCGCAACTCGATCCTCTTTCCCGGGGTGCATGTCATGGCCGGGGCCGAGGTCAACGATTCGATCGTTTTTTTCGACAACATCATCCACGAGGGGGTGCAGCTCAATCGGGTGGTCAGTGATGTCAACACGGTCTACAACAAACAGGTTCGGGTGGGGCGACCGCAGTGCGAGGCCGACAGTCGGGTGAGCGTGATCGGTTGGAACAACTCCCTGCCCAAGGGGTTTGAGGTCGGCTGTGGCTGTCGGGTCAATCCCCGTATCGCCACCGACCAGTGGCCAACGAGCAACCGTCTCGCAGATGGGGAGGAACTGTGA
- a CDS encoding DHH family phosphoesterase has protein sequence MQKRLEKIADNNITRSPSKNSAIARLNGFWAIFERSDTVLIVINADPDAIASALALKRLLSYRVHSVTIGYPNEIRRLNNLTMVDRLKIPIERLHTLPVKEYSKKILVDSQPNHLACFEKLSFNAVIDHHPVTTGWDADFIDIRPEYGAVSSMMVEYLRAAGIKPSVALATALFYGVKVDTQNFQKQNMQAADGTCFRYLFNIANLNLVRKFELTELRRSELRYFRIALNEVKASKGRAYVHIGKVGTPDILVIIADFFNRVESFDWVIVSGVHGEKLVVIFRCDGYRKNAGKLAKTTFGRFGPAGGHKEAARAECPLKNLPLREGQEFTTKTLIRLITQHIK, from the coding sequence ATGCAGAAACGACTCGAGAAAATTGCCGACAACAATATAACACGCAGTCCCAGTAAAAACTCAGCCATAGCTCGCCTCAACGGGTTCTGGGCCATCTTTGAACGAAGCGATACCGTGTTGATTGTGATCAATGCCGACCCGGATGCAATCGCTTCGGCCCTGGCGCTTAAACGGTTGCTCAGTTACCGGGTGCACAGCGTGACCATCGGCTACCCCAACGAGATTCGACGGCTCAATAACCTGACGATGGTGGATCGCCTCAAGATTCCCATTGAACGCCTCCACACCCTTCCCGTCAAAGAGTACAGTAAAAAAATTCTCGTCGATTCCCAACCCAACCACCTGGCCTGTTTCGAAAAGCTCAGCTTCAACGCGGTGATCGATCACCATCCGGTCACCACCGGCTGGGATGCGGATTTCATCGATATCCGGCCCGAGTACGGTGCCGTCTCCTCGATGATGGTGGAATACCTGCGCGCCGCCGGCATCAAGCCCTCCGTGGCCCTGGCCACCGCCCTCTTTTACGGGGTCAAGGTCGACACCCAGAATTTTCAGAAGCAGAATATGCAGGCCGCGGATGGCACCTGTTTCCGTTACCTGTTCAATATCGCCAACCTCAACTTGGTGCGCAAGTTCGAATTGACCGAACTCAGGCGTTCGGAACTGCGTTATTTCCGGATTGCTCTCAACGAGGTCAAGGCGAGCAAGGGGCGGGCCTATGTACACATCGGCAAGGTCGGGACACCCGATATCCTGGTGATTATCGCGGACTTTTTCAACCGGGTTGAATCCTTTGACTGGGTTATCGTCTCCGGCGTGCACGGCGAAAAATTGGTAGTGATCTTCCGTTGTGACGGTTACCGTAAGAATGCCGGAAAACTTGCCAAAACCACCTTTGGCCGTTTTGGACCTGCTGGCGGCCACAAAGAGGCGGCCCGCGCCGAATGTCCCTTGAAAAACCTGCCCCTGCGCGAGGGCCAGGAGTTTACCACCAAGACGCTGATCCGTCTCATCACCCAACACATCAAGTAA